The following proteins are co-located in the Lagenorhynchus albirostris chromosome 4, mLagAlb1.1, whole genome shotgun sequence genome:
- the LOC132519731 gene encoding large ribosomal subunit protein eL29-like codes for MAKSKNHTTHNQSRKWHRNGIKKPRSQRYESLKGVDTKFLRNMHFAKKHNKRGLKKMQANNAKAVTARAEATKTLVKPKEVKPRIPTGGSRKLSRLAYIAHPRLGKRARARIAKGLRLCRPKSQAKAQTKAKAAGAAAAPAVAPAPSPTPAPAPKGAQAPTKAPE; via the coding sequence ATGGCCAAGTCCAAGAACCACACCACGCACAACCAGTCCCGAAAATGGCACAGAAATGGCATCAAGAAACCCCGATCACAACGATATGAATCTCTTAAGGGGGTGGACACCAAGTTCCTGAGGAACATGCATTTTGCCAAGAAGCACAACAAGAGGGGCCTGAAGAAGATGCAGGCCAACAACGCCAAGGCCGTAACTGCACGTGCTGAGGCTACCAAGACTCTTGTAAAGCCCAAGGAGGTCAAGCCCAGGATCCCAACGGGCGGCAGCCGCAAGCTCAGTCGACTTGCCTACATTGCTCACCCCAGGCTCGGGAAACGTGCTCGTGCCCGCATCGCCAAGGGTCTCAGGCTCTGCCGGCCAAAGTCCCAGGCCAAGGCTCAAACCAAGGCAAAGGCTGCAGGTGCAGCTGCGGCTCCGGCTGTGGCTCCcgctccctctcccactcccgcTCCCGCTCCCAAAGGTGCCCAGGCCCCCACAAAGGCTCCAGAGTAG